TTTACTTCTGGAATTCAACATATAGCTGAAACTCCTTCTGGAATGGCAGCACAGAAAGATTTTGTAAAAGAGTATATGCAAACATTACCTGAAAAATGGGAAGATGTAAAATTTATTGATGGTTATCCCGGTAAGTATGTTGTACTAGCAAGAAAAAAAGGTAATGATTGGTATATAGCTGGAATTAATTCTGAAGATAAAGAAATAAGTTTAACATTAGATTTGTCATTTATCAAAAGCAAATCAAATGGTAAAATATTTAAAGATTCACAAGATTTAAAAGATCTTGCTCTATCGGATATTTCATACAGCAAACCAATTAAATTAACGCTAAGTCCAAATTCCGGTTTTGTTATAAAATAAATTTTATTGATTATAAAATAAATTGAGAGAAAAATGAAAAAAATATTTTTGATAATATTAACCATAACGGTTACTTTGAATTTGTTTGGGCAGTCATATCCATATCAAAATCCAAATTTAAGTTCAGAAGAAAGAGCGAATGACTTGATTTCTCGTTTAACTATTGAAGAAAAAGCGGCATTAATGTGTGACGTATCAGATGCAATTCCAAGATTAGGAATTAAGAAATTTAATTGGTGGAGTGAAGCTCTGCACGGTCTTGCAAATAATAATGATGTAACAGTTTTTCCACAACCAATTGGAATGGCAGCCTCATTCAACGACGAACTTGTATACAAAATATTTAACGCCACATCAGATGAAACCCGGGCGAAATATAATGAATCCCAACAGAAAGGTTTAGAAAACAAACGTTTCTTAAGTCTTTCTGTTTGGACACCTAATATTAATATTTTTCGTGACCCACGTTGGGGACGTGGACAAGAAACTTATGGTGAAGATCCATACTTAACTTCACGAATGGGAGTTTCGGTAGTTAAAGGTCTTCAAGGTCCAGATGATGCAAAGTATAAAAAACTTCTTGCTTGTGCAAAACATTATGCTGTTCATTCTGGCCCGGAGTGGAGCCGTCATTCACTAAATCTAAATAATGTTGATCCGCGGGATTTATGGGAAACATATCTTCCGGCATTTAAATCATTGGTACAAGAAGCTGATGTTCGACAAGTTATGTGTGCGTATCAGCGTTTGGATGATGAACCTTGTTGTGCAAATGGTCGTTTACTTCAAGACATTTTACGAGATGAGTGGGGATTTAAACATTTAGTTGTATCCGATTGCGGTGCAATTGGAGATTTTTATACTACTCATAAATATTCATCAGATGCAGTTCATGCCGCTGCCAAAGGTGTTTTGGCTGGAACTGATGTTGAATGTCAATGGATAAATCATAATTATAAAAGATTACCTGAAGCAGTTAAAAGAGGATTAATAAAAGAAGAGGAAATTGATGTTAGGTTGATGAGAGTTTTAAAAGGTCGTTTTGATTTAGGTGAAATGGATAAAGATGAATTGGTTCCATGGACAAAAATTCCCATATCAATCGTCAATAATGATGAGCACAAAAAACTCGCATTTGATATGGCACTTCAAACAATGACACTTCTTCAAAATAAAAATAATATTCTTCCTATTAAAAAATCTGTTGAAAAGATTGCTGTAATTGGTCCTAATGCCGATGACGAAGTTATGCTTTGGGGAAATTACAACGGAAAACCATTCAGAACAATTACAATTCTTGATGGAATTAAAACCAAACTTTCTGAAAATAAAATATTTTATGATAAAGGTTGTGATTTAGTTGAAGATAAAGTTACAAATAGTTATTTCGCAAAATGTTCTTTTGAAGGAAAAAAAGGATTCAAAGCTACTTACTGGAACAATAAAGATTTTACCGGAGATATTGTAACTACTGACCAATTAGAAAACCCAATAAAATTAACTACTGCCGGACAACATGAATTTGCTTCCGGAGTAAAGTTAGAAGGTTTTTCTGCAAAATATGAAACTGTATTTGAAGCGACTGAAAGTGAAGAAATTGTTTTCAAATGTGGAGCAACCGGTTCATTTGAACTTTTAGTTGATGATAATAGAATTAGAAAATATGAAAATTGGAGAACTCTTCCTTCAAGAATTCCATTTAAAGTTGAGAGCGGTAGAAAATATAAAATCGAAATTAAGTTTGCTCAATTAAATGACTGGCAAGCAAATATTGAATTTAATTTTGGGAAAGAAGTAGATATAGATTATAACGCACTCATTAGTAAATTAGATGGAATTGAGACTGTAATTTTTGTTGGAGGAATTTCAACACAATTGGAAGGCGAAGAAATGCCGGTTTCTTATCCGGGTTTTAAAGGCGGTGATCGTACTGAAATTGAACTTCCATCTGTTCAAAGAAATTATCTTAAGGCTCTTAAACAAGCTGGGAAGAAAGTAATTTATGTTAATTGCTCAGGATCAGCTATAGCATTAGTTCCCGAAACTGAAAGCTGCGATGCAATTCTTCAAGCGTGGTATGGTGGTGAATCTGGAGGACAAGCAGTTGCAGATGTTTTGTTTGGTGATTATAATCCATCCGGAAAATTACCAATAACATTTTATAAAAATTTGCAACAACTTGCTGATTTTGAAGACTATTCAATGCAAGGCAGAACATATAGATATATGTCTGATCACCTTTTCCCATTTGGCTTTGGTTTAAGTTACACAACTTTTTCAATTGGTGAAGCAAAACTGAGTAAATCCACGATTAAGGAAAATGAATCAATAGAAATTACAATTCCTGTTTCAAATACTGGTAATATGGATGGAACGGAAATAGTTCAAGTTTATATTAAAAAATTAAAGGATGTTGATGGACCACTTAAAACATTAAAGGGATTTCAAAGAGTTTTTTTAACTGCCGGAAAGAAAGAGAATGCTGTTATTAGTTTGCCGTATAATTCATTTGAATTTTACGATAGATACAACGATAAAATGATGGTAACACCTGGTGAGTATGAAATATTTTACGGAAATAGTTCAGATTTAAAAGATTTGAAAAAAACAATGATTACCATAAATAAATAATACAAAATTGAAATAATTGATCACGGAGATTAAATGAATATTCGAATAATTTTGTTGATAATTGTGCTAATGGTTTTTTATACAAAGCAAAAAAATTATGCTCAAATAAAAGAAAAGAAAGAACTTGTTCCAACAGTTACGATTCCTGCTCCTTCTGGGTCAAAAGGATTTGGAATGCCGCAAACTAATACCTCAAACACAAATCCACCAAGGAGACGTTGGGTAAGCCCAAGTGTTACAGAACAGCGTGAGATTAAAACAATTGTTTTAGATTCATTGATAATGAGTGATCCATTTATTTTCCCAGATAAGAATACACAAACTTATTATCTAACAAGTAGTGGTGGCAATATTTATAAAAGTAAAGATTTAAAAACCTGGACTGGTCCATTTGGTGCATTTGATGTTACCGGCACATGGATGGAAGGACTCAATTTTGTTGCAGCTGCAGAAATTCACGAAGTTAATGGTAAATATTATTATACTGCAACATGGACTGATAGAAAGGAACTTGTCAGCGTAGTCCCACGTAGATACAATGTTTATAGGAATCAAACACAAATCTTAGTTGCAGATAAACCAGATGGTCCGTTTAAACATATAAATTCTGATCCGAATTATGATTATTTATATCATGACTGGGATGTTATTGATGGAACAATCTGGTATGAAAAAGGTGTTCCTTATTTCATTTTTGTTCATGAATGGACACAAGTTGTTGATGGTACGATGGAATATGTTAAACTTTCGCCCGATTTGAGTATGAGAATATCTGAGCCGGTATGTCTATTTCGTGCAAGTGAAGCTCCTTGGGCACTTGAGATGGTTGCAAATGAAGAAATGACTTTTGGTATGAAATTACCTGGGTGGGTAACAGATGGACCACAAATGTTTAGAACACAAACCGGAAAATTAGGAATGCTATGGTCAAGTTGGGGAGAAGGTAGATACTTACAAGGGGTTGCTTATTCTGAATCTGGTACAATTGATGGACCATGGACACAAGAAGAAAAACCTTTTGTAGGAAATAATTCTGGACATGGAATGTTGTTTACAACATTTGAAGGAAAAAGACTTCTTGCAATCCATCATGTTGATGGAGATGGGCCTCGTAAACCTCAACTTTATGAGATTGATGATTCAGGTGATAAACTTATTCTTGGAAAAAGATATTATCCTTAATTGAAAATCTAATGGGCAGAAATTTAACGAATAATATCGAAAATCATTGAATTGGAAATTCAATAAAAATGTAAAAGTTTTATTAGAAAATGATAAAATCAATTTAGTTTGATAACGGAGAAAAAATGAAATCAAAAATTCTATTTATTTTAGTAGTAGTAGCAAGTTTAATAAGCAATGCCCAAATATTGGATGGTAAGTGGAAAGGCAATATGATGAGCCCCAACGGAGATTTTGAATTAGTTTTTACCTTTAATGTTATTTCAGATTCATTATGTGGAGAAGTAACATCATCAATGGGAACTTTGCCAATCGAAAATGGAAAAGTTAACGGAAACGAATTTTCGTTTGATGTAAATGTTAATGGCCAAATAATAAACCATATGGGTTTAATTGATAATAATATTGTTAAATTAAATATTCCAATGATGAATGACCCCATGATATTAGTTCAAGTTGAAGATAGATCTAAAGTTCAAGGTATATGGCTTGGTAAAACAACAGGTCCTCAAGGAGATATGGAATTAACTTTTACATTTGAAATAAATGATAAAATATTAAAAGGTAAAAATTCTTCAATTATGGGCGAAACTGAAATAACTAACGGAGTTATCAATGGAAATGAATTTTCATTTGATGTTGACTTGCAAGGGATGATTATTTCACATAAATGTTTTTATCTTGATGATGATACAATTGATATGAAAGCACTTGTTATGGGCCAAGAAATGGCTTTGAAATTAACAAGAAAGCGTCAATAATTTTTTGTTGTCATATTTCACTTAAATAATTTATAAATAACAATTGATCTTAATGAAAACTAAATGTTTTGGAATGAAGAATAACTATATAAAATTATTTTTAATCTTAATAATGTTTGGTAATATAAAAGTGTTTTCACAGGATCCAAACTTCCATATTTATCTTTGTTTCGGACAATCCAATATGGAAGGAAATGCAAAGATTGAAGAACAAGATAAAATAGTTGATGACCGTTTTCAAGTTTTTCAAACAG
The nucleotide sequence above comes from Ignavibacteriota bacterium. Encoded proteins:
- a CDS encoding glycoside hydrolase family 3 C-terminal domain-containing protein produces the protein MKKIFLIILTITVTLNLFGQSYPYQNPNLSSEERANDLISRLTIEEKAALMCDVSDAIPRLGIKKFNWWSEALHGLANNNDVTVFPQPIGMAASFNDELVYKIFNATSDETRAKYNESQQKGLENKRFLSLSVWTPNINIFRDPRWGRGQETYGEDPYLTSRMGVSVVKGLQGPDDAKYKKLLACAKHYAVHSGPEWSRHSLNLNNVDPRDLWETYLPAFKSLVQEADVRQVMCAYQRLDDEPCCANGRLLQDILRDEWGFKHLVVSDCGAIGDFYTTHKYSSDAVHAAAKGVLAGTDVECQWINHNYKRLPEAVKRGLIKEEEIDVRLMRVLKGRFDLGEMDKDELVPWTKIPISIVNNDEHKKLAFDMALQTMTLLQNKNNILPIKKSVEKIAVIGPNADDEVMLWGNYNGKPFRTITILDGIKTKLSENKIFYDKGCDLVEDKVTNSYFAKCSFEGKKGFKATYWNNKDFTGDIVTTDQLENPIKLTTAGQHEFASGVKLEGFSAKYETVFEATESEEIVFKCGATGSFELLVDDNRIRKYENWRTLPSRIPFKVESGRKYKIEIKFAQLNDWQANIEFNFGKEVDIDYNALISKLDGIETVIFVGGISTQLEGEEMPVSYPGFKGGDRTEIELPSVQRNYLKALKQAGKKVIYVNCSGSAIALVPETESCDAILQAWYGGESGGQAVADVLFGDYNPSGKLPITFYKNLQQLADFEDYSMQGRTYRYMSDHLFPFGFGLSYTTFSIGEAKLSKSTIKENESIEITIPVSNTGNMDGTEIVQVYIKKLKDVDGPLKTLKGFQRVFLTAGKKENAVISLPYNSFEFYDRYNDKMMVTPGEYEIFYGNSSDLKDLKKTMITINK
- a CDS encoding family 43 glycosylhydrolase produces the protein MKTIVLDSLIMSDPFIFPDKNTQTYYLTSSGGNIYKSKDLKTWTGPFGAFDVTGTWMEGLNFVAAAEIHEVNGKYYYTATWTDRKELVSVVPRRYNVYRNQTQILVADKPDGPFKHINSDPNYDYLYHDWDVIDGTIWYEKGVPYFIFVHEWTQVVDGTMEYVKLSPDLSMRISEPVCLFRASEAPWALEMVANEEMTFGMKLPGWVTDGPQMFRTQTGKLGMLWSSWGEGRYLQGVAYSESGTIDGPWTQEEKPFVGNNSGHGMLFTTFEGKRLLAIHHVDGDGPRKPQLYEIDDSGDKLILGKRYYP